In Haloarcula limicola, the genomic stretch GAGTGGGACTTCGGCGACGGTGAGACCGCGACCGGTCAGTCCGTCACCCACTCGTTCGATTCGGAAGGCGACTACACGGTCGAGCTGACCGTCACCGACGACGAGGGCGCGACCGCCACGGCCACCCAGTCGGTCTCGGTCAGCGCCGCGCCCGCGCCGGCGAGCTTCCAGATTACGAACTTGGACGCGCCCGCGTCCGCGACGCAGGGCGACACCGTCACCGTCGAGGCGACGGTCGAGAACACCGGCGACGAGGAAGCGACCAAATCCGTCGAGTTCACGTTCGACGGCTCGGTCGTCGATAGCCAGGATCTGACGCTCGCGAGCGGCGCGAGCGAAGACGTCCAGTTCACGCTCGACACGACCGGCGTCGACGCCGGCACGTACACGCACGGCGTGTCCACCGAGGACGACAGCGAGACCGCCCAGATAACCGTCGAAGCGGCCTCCGAGCCCTCGCCCGGCTCGGTCGACGTGAGCCTCGTGCCCGCTGACCAGACCGCCACGACCGGTGACGAAGTCACCTACGACGTGGTCGTCAGCGGCACCGACGACGTCGGCGCGTTCGAGGGGACGGTTTCGCTCTCGGACACGTCGAGTGCGGTGATCACCGACGTCTCGACGCCCGCGGCGGCCGACAACGAGGTCGTCGACGTCAGCGACCAGACCGCAGACGTTCAGGTGTACAACCTGCCGTCGAACACGGACGATCCCGTGACGGTCGCGACGATCACCCTCTCAGCCGAGAGCACGGGCGAGACCGACATCTCGCTGTCGGACACCAGCGTCTTCAATGAGCAGGGTACCGGCTACACCGTCGACAGCACCGGCGATGCGACCCTGTCCGTGAGCCTCGCACCGGTTGTCGGCGACACGCCGCCCGCCGACATCGACGGCGACGGCGTCTTCGAAGACATCAACGGCAACGGCGAGTTCAACATCGTTGACGTGCAGGCGCTGTTCTACAACCTGGACAGCCCGACCGTCGAGAACAACGTCGCGCTCTTCGACTTCAACGGTGACGGTCAGGTCAACGTCGGTGACGTGCAGACCGCCTTCTACGCGGTCACCTCGTCGCAGTAACCGACCGCGAGACCTCACGACATCACTTTTTTCGACCGTTCGGCGCGAGACGCAGCGAGATACTGCGAGCGGTATCGCCCGTCTACCGACGCCGCCGGGCGTTCGGAACGCGGTCGCTGCCGGTTAAACGACCCCTACGGAAGCGGCCCGGTAGGCACCCGAAACCGCCCGAACCGTTCAGCCTGTCTATATCTTTAAGCGATCCTCTCCCGGTCAGGGGTGGGAAGCAAGGATGACCGGAAATCGACAGCACGCCGTCGTCGCGGCCGCGCTCCTGGTGACGCTGCTCGTCAGCGTCGCCGCGCCGGTGAGCGCCGCCGGAACGACGGACGTGTTCGTGACACCGACCGAATCGGAGATCGCAGAGGACGAGACGACGACCGTCGACGTCGTCGTCGGGAACGCCGACCGCGGGGTGGGCGCTGCCGAACTACGAGTGGCGGTTGTGGACCCGAGCGTGGCGTCGATAGCGAACGTCACGATCGGCGGCGAACCGAGCCTGACCAACGTAACCTACGCCGACGACCGTTCGTGGGCCAGCGTCGAGTACGCCACGGCGAACACGGCCGACAGCGGCGACGTGTCGATCCTGACCGTCACCGTCGAGGGCCGCGCCGCCGGCTCGACTACCCTCTCGGTCCTCCCGCAGACCGACAACGACGCCGTCCTCGCCTTCGACGAGCGCGGCGACGGGTACGACATCTCGGAGATTCGAAACGGGACGCTGACCGTGACCGAAGCCCGGAGCGGCGGCGGTGGAGGCGGGGGCGGCGGTGGCGGTGGGGGTGGCGGAGGCGATGGCGATTCGGTGTCGTCCGGCGGCTCGAACGACGGCGATTCCGTCGACAGCGAGACCCCGGAACCGACCGCTGAGCCGACGCCCGAGCCGACGGCGACCGAGACGCCCCAGTCGCCCACCGACGAGGAGCCGACCACGAGCGCACCGACTGAATCGACCGCTGCGCCGACGACCGACACCGAGACGCCGGAATCCGAGCCGACGACGGAGACACCCGTCGACACGGCGACGCCGGCCGACGTGGACAGCGGCTTGCCGATCACGGGAATCGCCGCAGGGGGCGGACTCGTCGCGCTGCTCGCCGTGGCTGCCCTCGCTCGGCGGCTCTGAAGGCCGTCGCTGCTCGGTTCGCGAGCCCATCCACCGGAGATAGCAACGCCGACGGCAAGAGAGCCCGGTATCGACGAGTTCGACGATGCGGAGTCCGTTACGGCTCGAAGACGATTTGCTGGAGGTCGTCCCCGAAGTCCGTCAGCGCGCTCCGTTCGCCGTCGATCAGCCCGCGAAGCGTGACGAGGACGGCGTCGTCCTCGCTCTGGAAGTCGAAGGCGAGGCGGTCGAACGCGGCGCCCTCACCCAGGCACGAATCGAACAGCGGCGCGTCGCCGTCCGAGCGCCCTTCGAGCGAGACTTCGGTGCCTTCGGCCCCCGATCGGTCGTCGAAGACGAGTCGCTCTGCGTGCTGGCTCTCGGCCACGAGCTGGAACACCGAGCCGGCGTCGATGCCGGCGAGCCGGCACTCGACGACGACGCCCACTTCGTCGCCGGTCCCCGATTCGGGGTTGAGGGTGACCCGCTCGACAGGGGGAAGATCGTCGTTGTCGACTAACTCACCGATACCCAGCTCCTCGATTGCGAACTCGAGCGTGACGTCGATCTGTTCGGTGGTCTCCGATGCCTCGGCGTCGCGAGCGAGAGAGTGTAGCTCACTACTCATAGGTTGACTGGCCCCCTCGAGAATCGCTGCTTCGAGTAGGCTACACGGGGGTACGGGCTCCCCACTCTTGAACGCGAACCGCGTTTGCAGAGCGTGCAAATCCGACGCGAGCGGAAGTCTGAAACGATTGGCACCGCCTAGAGACCGAAAACAGGATGGATCTGCGAACACAGGCCCTCATCGACGCGGTCGCGACCGAGGAGGCCCGAGAGATCCTCCAGCTCGCCAGCCGCGAACCGATGTCGGTCCGGAATCTCCAGGAGGAGATCGACGTCTCCGCGGCCACGATCTACCGTCACACCGACGACCTCGTCGAGGCGAACTACCTGAAAGAGGAGACGGAGATCACCGACGACGGGGACCAGTACAGCACGTTCCGGACGAAGGTGAGCGCGGTCACCTTCACCGTCGAGCGAGACGAGTTTCGCGTCGACGTCCAGGTCAGGGACGACATCGTCGACCGGTTCAGCCGCGTGTGGCGCTCGCTGGGGGAGGGACGATGATCGGGGTAGCTAGTCCAGTCCGAACGACGCTCTTGCAGGCTCAGGGGACGCCGGAGCAGTTGCTGTTCGGCGTCTCGAGTTTCGTCGTGTTCCTGTTGCTGCTGGCGCTGGCGGCGATCTCGTACAAGGCCTACCAGCGGGAACGTCTCGTCCCGTTCCTCATCGCGTCGCTCGGGTTCGTCAGCCTCGCGGCCGGCTCGGTCACCGAAGCGACGTACGAGTTCGGACTGAACGGCGGCTATCAGACCATCGGCCGCGAACTCTACCTCCTCAGGACCGGCGAGGCGGTGTTCCTGGCGCTCGGTGTGCTGTTGCTCCTCCTCTCGCTGCAGCGGGCGTAGCTTGCCTCGAGTTTGCCTCGGCTGTGACCGCGTCGCGCCGCCGGGCCGTCGCTGACCGGCACCGGACAGCGGCTACTCCGCGAGTATCGCCCGCCGAAAAATAACTGGTCGAACGGGGGCCGCTTATTTCGAACTTCGCAGTCGGACTTCGTCGTCGTTGATGCTGTCGACGTGCTCGTTGCGGACCTCGTTCGAGTCGTCGTCGTCGCCCCAGCCGAGCATGTCCTTGATCCTGTCCGTGAGGCCGCCGCCGTCGTCGTCGCGGTCGACCGTCGCTCGGTCGTCGTCGACGTTGCGGATGGAGCCGATGCGGTTGCCGTCTGCGGTGACGACGTCTTTGTCGCGGTCGTCGTCGGTGAAGTTTCGTGCCATCGCATTTGGGCTACGCGGGGCGCGGCAGGACCGTTACTGCTTGTTTCTGCGTGGTAGTTATACCCGAAGAGAAAAACCGCAGCGCGATCGGGCTGAAACGCGTTCTCGGAACGCCTCGCCCGGTTCAGAACGGACGGTCTCCGTCCGAGGAATCGGCTCTGCTTTCGATGGTGACGACGAGATGTCGAGACGCTTTCGGGTGCGTGCCGTGGACTAAAGACGCTCCGTCCCTCTTCACCCCGTTGGGAGCAAGTGCGGCTGTCGCCGACGGAGCAGACGGCTACGAGCGACGGGTAGTGGGCTTGCGTGGCGACCGACGGCGGCGATGACCGGTCGTCCCGAACCGGCAGAGACGACATTCCTCAGCGGCCGTGAGCCGCAATACGAGCGTAGCGATCGGCCGTCGTCGGCGGATTCTCGACGTGGCGGGGTCGTCTGCAGGTACAGGCAGCGGACGGATTCGGCGTCCGCCCGTCGTTTCAGTCGCAATGGGAATTCAATCAGAGAGCGAGTCCGAGACGACGGAAGCGGACGCGACGAGTACGGTCGACGACGTCGCCGAGTCGACGCCGCTGTCGATGGGCGATCCGGTGGCCACGCTCGCGGCGGGGTCGGTCCTCTACTCGTGGTACAAGTTCTACGGCGAAGGGAACAAGGAAGGCGGCATCTTCGTCGGCCTGTGGGCACCGACGCTGCTCGCGGCGGCCAGCTATCTCCAGCAGAAGGACGTCATCCAGGCGATCAAGCGCGGCGTCGCCTCGTTCTGAGGCGACGAGTCGCGGTGACGGATCGGAGCTCGATCCCGAGCGGGTAGTGCATTCCGGGCGATACCTTTTGCCGCTCCTCGCGTTACGTGGTCATAGTCAGCACTGACCATGACTTCTGATGACAATACTGATTCAGACGACGGGGGCGGCGATAGTGCCGACAGGGACGGCGGTATCCACATCGAGTTCGGCCTCTCCTTGAGCGACCTCGTCGACGGCCTTCTCGACGGCGACCGCGCGAGCGACGACCGGGGGAGCCTCGGACGTCGCCCCGAGCGGGCCGGAACCGAGCGGCCCTCGTCGGGTTCGGACGAGGTCGACGGGCGGAAGCACGACGAGTCGGCGATCGATAGCCACGTCCGAACGTACCGCGAGGGCGACCGGGTGACGGTCGTCGCCGACCTGCCGGACACCGACTTCGACGACGTCTCGGCCGCGGTCGGCGAGCGCACGAACGACCTCGTGATCCTCGTCGACGAGGCCGTCGTCGACCGGGTGTCGCTCCCGTGGGAGGTCTTCGAAGTGGACGCCGCGACGTTCAACAACGGCGTGCTGGAGATCCGCGTTCAGGCAGTCGGCGACGCCGCTTCGTAGCGGACGAGCCGATCGCATCACCTCGAACGCTGAGACCGATATCGCTCGCTACAGCAGGGACCGCAGCAGGCGCAACGGGAACGTGATGATAGCGATGAGTAAGTTGATGATCCGCTGGAGTATCGCGCGAACGCTACTGAGCATGTGCAACGTTATCGTTCGTCACCGACATAGCGTTTCGGCACGCATATGCCGGCAGTGTCGGAAAATCCGACGCCGCGGGTGACGACCACGAAGCGCTCACTCACTCCTCGTCGTCGTCGGCGGACGAGGGCTGCAACGTCGAGAGCCGTCGCGGTTGGCGCATATCCGACCGGTTCGCCGAGGGGACCGAGGAGAACGTGCTTCGCCGGTGACCGGGGTCGGCAGCGGTGTCCGTGTCGTCGTTCTCGGCCGTCGGCGTTTCGTCCGTGTCATCGCTCTCGGCCGTCGACGTCTCGTCGGACTCGTCGGATTCCGTCAACTGGTCGCGAAGCGACGACTGAGCCGCTTCTATCTCCTCGCGGAAGTCCTCGAGCGAGGAAGTCAGCTCCACGTCGAGTTCCTCGCCGAACTGCGACATCGGGTCCGTCGACTCGTCGCCGTCCGCGTCCGAACTGGCGTCCGGCGCGCCCGAACCCTCCGCCTCCGGTTCGCTCTCCGCTTCGGACTCTCCGGCCGTCCCGGATCGGTCCTCGTCTGCCGCTTCGTCGGCGCGCTCGTCCGCTTCGCCCTCTGTCTCCGACTCTCCTTGGCCCTCGTCTTCGACCGCGGCCGTCGCGTCCTCCGGAGCGGTGAGTTCTCGCAGCTCTTCGAGCGGCTCCGCCGCCGCGTCGTCCCCCGTCTCGGACAGCTCCGAGAGCAAGAAGAGCGTCCGCAACTCGGCGACCGACTCGGGGTCGCTCTCCGAGAGCGCCTTCGGTATCGTCTCCGGGCCGCTCCCCTCCGGCAGGTCCGTGCCCGTCGCTTCCAGCAGCGCTTCGGTGTCGGCGCTCTCGATCAGGTCGTCGGCCTCGGCGGCCACGTCCCGGAGTGACGACGACGGCTCCTCGTCCGATTCCCCGTCGCCGAGTTCCTCGCGAACCGCTCGAAGCAGTTGCTCGACCCGGTCTTCCATCGGTCTCTCGTCCGTGTCCTCTGTCATTGTTCGTCCGTTCGGTTTCTCGCCGCGGTCGCGTCCTCACTCGTCCGATTCGCCCGATTCGTCGGTCGAGTCTTCGCCGTCGTCCGAGCCCTCCTCGGCCGTGAACTCCTCGACGATGCGCTCTCGCATCGTCTCCGTGTCGAGGTTCGCCTTCACGCCGACCTTCTTCGCGATGGACTGCAGCTCGTCGTAGGACATCAGGTCGAGGATCTCCCGGAGCGTCTCTTCGCGGAGGTTGTCGAGCTCCTCGGGAGAGGTGACGCCCGCCCCGTCTTCGCCGTCCGCCTCTGCTTCGGCTTCCTCGGCCTCGTCGGCCGCTTCCGACCCGGCTGCCTCGACCGATTCGTCGTCTGCGCTCGACTCGTCTTCGCCCGCCTCGTCGGCCGATTCTTCGTCTGTCCCTTCCTCGTCTGCCGTTTCCTCGGGAAGCGAGCGCGCGGTCTCTCGGATCTCCGCCAGCGCCGAGTCGGCGTCGGCGTCCGTGAGCAACTCTGAGAACACCGCGACGAGGAACTCGCGGACCTCTCCGAGGACGTCGTCCGACGAGTTCCCCTCTTGTAGTCCGTTGGCGACGAGTTCGCCGACCGAGCGACCGAGGACCGCCCCGATCTCGCCGCCGATGCGAGCCCCGACCGCGTGTCCCGGCGACGCTTCCTCGTCTCCGTCCCCGGCTAACTCGTCCGGCACCCAATCGAGGGAGTCGGTTAGCACGGCTACCGATTCCGTGACGGCGTCGGCCACTCTGGACGTATCACTCATGGTTCCCGTCGGTTCGGTCGTTCATTCCTCGTCATCGTCCGAATCGGTCCCGTCGTCGCTCTCTTCGGCGCTCTCCCCATCCGTCGCTTCGTCTCCCTCCGACTCCTCGTTTTCGTCCGTCTCGTCGTCCGACCCCTCGAGTAGCTGCCCGATCAGCATCGCGCCGAGGTAGCCACCGAGGAGTTCCCCGAGCTTGCGACCGGCCAGCTCGCCCAGCCTGCGGCCGACGGCTTCCGTTATGTCGCCGTCCTCCTGCTCGATCCCCTCCAGTTTCGTCCCCTCGAACAGCTCCTCGTAGTCGAGGTTCGACAGTATCTCGCTCGTGTCGACGGCGGACGCGAGTGCGTCGTCGCTCATGAGTCGTCGCTCTCCTCCGTCTCGTCACCGCTCGACGAGTCCGAACTGGACGACTGGGTCAACTGCGTGACCAGCTCGCTGATGAACTGGCTGACGAACTTCTCGATGGGGATGTCGTCCACCACGGACTGGGCCGACCCCTTGACGTACTCGCCCAGACCGCCGGAGTCGGAGTCGTCGTCCCCGTCGCCGCCGCCGAGCAGTCCGCCGCCGAGACCGCTCAGCAGGCTCCCGAGACCCGGTCCGTCGAGCAGGCCCGAAACCGCCGAGAGCAGGTTTCCGAGCAGGTTCCCGTCGCCCTTGCTCGCGGTCACGTCGAGTTCGACCTCGTCCAGGTCGACCTCGAGTCCGAGGAGATCGACGAAGAGCCCCTCAAGGTCGAGATAGAGGACGCCCGTGTCGCCGTCGCCCTCTTCCGCGCCTTGCTCGCTCTCCTGGTTTTCGGTCTCCTGATTTTCGGTTCCCTCGTTCTCGCTCTCCTCGGTGTCGTCGGCCTCCGCCTCCGCTTCGTCGGCGTCCGAGTCGTCGCTCTCTTCGTCCTCGCCGCCGTCCGTAATCAGCCGTCGCGTCGTCTCGGGGTCCGTGGACACGTCCTCGGTAGAGTCTGCCATGTACTCGAAAGACAGCCGTAGCGGGCAAGTGACGACTGCTTGCAAACGCGAGCTTCCGTCACTAATCGGGTGCAGGCGGCGTTCAGACCGCCGAAAAGAACCGTTCGTCCCCCGGCTGGACTTGCGAGGGCCGGCCAGCCCCTTACCCGTTCGCCGCCCCATCTCTCTCCCGATGAGCGAATCCGAGAGCCAGCAGCTCGATGGGGTACAGGTCGCCGTTCTCGTCGCGGAAGGTACCGAATCGGTCGAATTCGACCAGCCGAAGGAGGCCCTCACGGACGCGGGGGCAGACGTCGACGTGATCGGGTCCGAGACGGGCGAGGTGCAGACCGTCGAGAACGACCTGAACGAGGCGGAGACCGTCGAAGTCGAGCGAGCGATCGACGAGGTGTCGGCCGACGAGTACGACGGCGTGGTCATTCCCGGTGGCACCGTCGGCGCGGACACGCTCCGATCCGACGACGACGTCGTCTCGTTCGTCGCGGCGCAAGTGGAGTCGGGGACGCCCGTCGCGTCGATCTGTCACGGTCCGTGGGTACTGGTCGAGGCCGACGCCGTGGATGGTCGGACGCTGACGTCCTATCCGAGCCTCCAGACCGACGTCCGCAACGCCGGTGGAGAGTGGGTCGACGAAGAGGTCGTCACCGACGAGAACCTGATCACGAGTCGGAAGCCCGACGACCTCGACGCGTTCTGCGAGGCCGTCGTCGACGCGGTCGAGTCGACCGCCGCGTAATCGCGCAGCGGTCTCCTCGCTATCGGTCGTATCGGTCTCGCTACGCCGGTTTCTCGCCGACGACGAAGGTCCACCACTTGACGAACTGCGTGCGCCGATAGGCCTCGTGGAGGTGTTTCGAGAGGTCGGATTCGGCGATGCTCGCGACCATGAGCGGCGAGCCGAGCGTCCGCTTCGCCACCACGTCGAACTCCCGGGCCACGAGTTCGTAGACGTCGGCCTCCGAGAGGTGCCCGTAGATGTCGGTGTCCTCCTCGAGGAGGCCGAGTCGGAAGGCGACTCCCTTCGTCAGTCGCCGATACAGCCCCGGAGTCCCCTCCAGAAGGACGATTCTGCCGCCGGGTTCCAGGACGCGCGCGGCCTCGCTGAGAATCCGTGGGCGATCCTCGGGCGGGACGTGATGGAGAAACCGCCGGCCGACGACGGTCCCGAACGCCGCGTCTTCGAACGGCAACGAGCGCGCGTCGCCGGCGACCGCCGGGTTGGAAACGCACTGAGCGTTCGACGGCCACCCCTCCAGGCCGACGTCCGCCGCCGGGTGCATGTGCTGTCCGAACGCGATCTCGAGCGTTCGCCCCGAGAGATTCTCCGAGATGAGCGCGTCGTGGTGCCGGTAAATCCGCGCCAGCAGCGGATGACGGCGGATCTCCCGGGGTTGCTCTACGATGGCACCGTCTTGGACGTCCCAGGTGGCCTCTGACATAGTCGATCCTCGGTGTCCCCGCTACCCGGGTGCCATATTTGTTTATAGAGGGTCTAAGCGGCCGAAATTGTGTCTTTCGAGGACATGTTTCTCGTCCGGTACTCACCGCGTAGTCGGCAGATAGGGACGCCGTCGGGCGGCGAAACTATCGCCGTGACGCGGCGGCTTTCGGACGGTACGCTCCGCGAGCTCCCCGCTCTCCCGTCGGTCGGTACGACCGATCGACAGAAAGGCCGGTTCGACAGCGATTCGGCGCGTTACTTGCCGGAGTCGTCGTCGCTCTCGACGTCGATGCGGAGGGGTCCCTGGTCGTCGTCCTCGCTCTCGCCCAGGAACTTAGAGCGCACGTCGTCGGCGAAGGACTGCACCTGGTTGCGCAGCGTCTTGACCTCCTCCTCGAACTCGTCGACCTCTCGCTCGACGTAGTGGACGTGACGAGTGGGGATTCGGCGGACGATGTCCCAGTCCCCGTCCTCGTCGTCGCCCATCTTGACTATCCAGTGATCCTGGAAGTACGCGAGGTGCTCGTTCTGGACCGTCCGCTCGACGGTGCCGTCCTCCGGTGTCTCGTAGACGATCGTCGCCTCGCCGAGGTCTTCCTCTGCCATGGCGGCCACGACGAGCGGGTGCGTGTTAGGTACTGTGCCTGCTCACGCGACACTGGAATAAACTTTCAACCGGTGTATGTTTCTTCTTTCGATGCCCCCTTTCGGGTCTCCGGTGTACGGCTCGTGATGCCAGAGACTAACCGCGTCTATCGGCTGGCGAAGCGCCCCGAGGGGACACCGGACCGCGACACCTTCGAACTGTCCGAGGAATCGGTGCCCGACCCCGGCCCGGGCGAGGCGCTCGTGCGCACGCTGTATCTCTCCGTGGACCCCTACATGCGCGACCGGATGCGCGAGGGCGAGTCCTACGCCGAGCCGTGGGGCGTCGGCGACCCGCTGCGGGGCGGCGTCGTCGGCGAAGTCGTCGAAGCGAACGGCGCGGGCTTCGAGGCCGGCGACGTCGTCACCGGGAACCTCCAGTGGGCCGACTATGCCACCGCGCCCGGTCCGGAACTGACGCCGGTCGACCCCGACGTCGCGCCCGTCTCGACGGCGCTCGGCGTCCTCGGGATGCCGGGACTGACCGCGTACTTCGGCACCCGAGAGGTCGCCCAGCCGTCGGCCGGTGACACGTTCGTCGTCACCGGCGCGGCCGGTGCCGTCGGCTCCGTTGCCGGGCAACTGGCAAAGCTACAGGGCGCTCGCGTGGTCGGTTTCACCGGTTCCGACGAAAAGGTCGAGTTCCTCGAAGACGACCTCGGGTTCGACACCGCGATCAACTATAAGCAGACGGACGACTACCGCGCGGCCCTCCGGGAGGCCGCGCCCGACGGCGTCGACGCGTACTTCGACAACGTCGGGGGCGAGATCACGGACGCCGTCTTCACGCAGTTGAACGTCGACGCGCGCGTGGCCGTCTGCGGTCAGATCTCGCAGTACAACGACGAGGAGACGCCGGTCGGGCCGCGAAAGCTCGGCCAACTCATCCAGTCGCGGGCCACCGTCCGCGGATTCCTCGTCGGCGACTTCGAGCCGCGCTTCGAGCAGGCCACCCAGCGGTTGGGTGAGTGGGTCGCCGCCGGCGACGTCGAGTACCGCGAGACGGTCACGGAGGGACTGGAGAACGCCCCGGACGCCTTCCTCGGCCTGTTCGAGGGAGAGAACATCGGCAAGCAGCTCGTACAGGTCGGCGAGCGCGGAGATCAGTAGTCCCGAACGGCGGCGACGATGCCGGCGGTCTGGCCGACGTTCGTCAGCGTCAGTCCGGCGAGCACCAACGCCGAGGCGGGGAGAGAGACGCCCGCGAGGTAGACGACCACGCCCGCTGCGCTCGCCGCGGCCCCGCCGGTGTACGCCCACGGAGTGCGGTCGACGCGTCGGCCGGTGTAGGCGAGACCGACCGCGGGGACGACCATCCAACCGACCACGGTGGCAGTCAGCAGCGGTTCGACGTCGCCGAGCAGTCCGGCGATACCCGCCAGCGTGATCGGGATGCCGACGACCAGCACGCGTCGCCACACCAGCAGCACTCCGTCGGTCATCTCCCGCCACGAGAGGGCGGCGAACGCGGCGAGTATCGTCGCCATGACGACGTGTGCGATGAGTACCGTCCGGGCGGCCAGCAGACCGAGGTGGGCGGCCGTCGCAAACGTCCACGCCAGCGGGACGAGGACGACCGGGCCGTTCTCTCTGAGTCCGCGGAGCACGTTCCGTAGTCG encodes the following:
- a CDS encoding PKD domain-containing protein codes for the protein MRTTIQTRFKRATAAFLALAVVLSVLGPVGMAAAAPSVSVTQSADSTTVNPGGTVTFTTDLTVEELNAPQLSATTPDGWAITSQDPDGAAYNGEGTWQWLIGGNVTYTVTYTVQVPEDASPGEYTIGAEGSALTPETDSTRFADTDSTVITVEEEQTNAAPTADAGADQTVDEGDDVSLDASGSSDPDGDALSYDWTVTDAAGTGVSLADADTATPTFTAPSVDSATTLTFEVEVADGNGGTDTDTVSVTVEPVNEDPTASISGPASAQVGESLTFDATASDDGSIASYEWDFGDGETATGQSVTHSFDSEGDYTVELTVTDDEGATATATQSVSVSAAPAPASFQITNLDAPASATQGDTVTVEATVENTGDEEATKSVEFTFDGSVVDSQDLTLASGASEDVQFTLDTTGVDAGTYTHGVSTEDDSETAQITVEAASEPSPGSVDVSLVPADQTATTGDEVTYDVVVSGTDDVGAFEGTVSLSDTSSAVITDVSTPAAADNEVVDVSDQTADVQVYNLPSNTDDPVTVATITLSAESTGETDISLSDTSVFNEQGTGYTVDSTGDATLSVSLAPVVGDTPPADIDGDGVFEDINGNGEFNIVDVQALFYNLDSPTVENNVALFDFNGDGQVNVGDVQTAFYAVTSSQ
- a CDS encoding ArsR/SmtB family transcription factor, whose product is MDLRTQALIDAVATEEAREILQLASREPMSVRNLQEEIDVSAATIYRHTDDLVEANYLKEETEITDDGDQYSTFRTKVSAVTFTVERDEFRVDVQVRDDIVDRFSRVWRSLGEGR
- the gvpH gene encoding gas vesicle protein GvpH, which translates into the protein MTSDDNTDSDDGGGDSADRDGGIHIEFGLSLSDLVDGLLDGDRASDDRGSLGRRPERAGTERPSSGSDEVDGRKHDESAIDSHVRTYREGDRVTVVADLPDTDFDDVSAAVGERTNDLVILVDEAVVDRVSLPWEVFEVDAATFNNGVLEIRVQAVGDAAS
- a CDS encoding type 1 glutamine amidotransferase domain-containing protein codes for the protein MSESESQQLDGVQVAVLVAEGTESVEFDQPKEALTDAGADVDVIGSETGEVQTVENDLNEAETVEVERAIDEVSADEYDGVVIPGGTVGADTLRSDDDVVSFVAAQVESGTPVASICHGPWVLVEADAVDGRTLTSYPSLQTDVRNAGGEWVDEEVVTDENLITSRKPDDLDAFCEAVVDAVESTAA
- a CDS encoding class I SAM-dependent methyltransferase, which translates into the protein MSEATWDVQDGAIVEQPREIRRHPLLARIYRHHDALISENLSGRTLEIAFGQHMHPAADVGLEGWPSNAQCVSNPAVAGDARSLPFEDAAFGTVVGRRFLHHVPPEDRPRILSEAARVLEPGGRIVLLEGTPGLYRRLTKGVAFRLGLLEEDTDIYGHLSEADVYELVAREFDVVAKRTLGSPLMVASIAESDLSKHLHEAYRRTQFVKWWTFVVGEKPA
- a CDS encoding NADP-dependent oxidoreductase encodes the protein MPETNRVYRLAKRPEGTPDRDTFELSEESVPDPGPGEALVRTLYLSVDPYMRDRMREGESYAEPWGVGDPLRGGVVGEVVEANGAGFEAGDVVTGNLQWADYATAPGPELTPVDPDVAPVSTALGVLGMPGLTAYFGTREVAQPSAGDTFVVTGAAGAVGSVAGQLAKLQGARVVGFTGSDEKVEFLEDDLGFDTAINYKQTDDYRAALREAAPDGVDAYFDNVGGEITDAVFTQLNVDARVAVCGQISQYNDEETPVGPRKLGQLIQSRATVRGFLVGDFEPRFEQATQRLGEWVAAGDVEYRETVTEGLENAPDAFLGLFEGENIGKQLVQVGERGDQ